TGCCCCTTGTTTAGAGAATTGAATATCGATCGTGATTAGTTAaattatacctatgtttcatTTCTCCACTTCCCTAAAGGTTgcctggaagagatcgctctttagcgataatgCTGCCTGTTGTGTTTACCTCTGTCTTTATGTATTATGTGTTTCCTTGTACATGTATTTTATGGTTGTCCAATAAAaaggatttgtattgtattgtatcgatttacatatgtaaagcatttttttgacaaaatataTTAGGTAACTATGTATGACaccctaaaaataaagtttactttaattcataataagtaggtatatgattTGTTCCACAACATAACTAACGTAAGCACTCCTCCAAGCATTATCCAACTCTAAATATCACTGTAGATAATCAGAAtaaattaattaggtaaaaaaaaatcttagttcACATTTATTTAgtatattatttatactttacctaaaaatttaaagataaaCATATACAACCTTTTAAAATATTCAGAGAttcttatttataaatttacaaaTCTACACTACAAACTTACTTATTGAAGTGAAAGTCTTAGAATATGTTATATATAACACTATGCTTAACCGAGGACTTATTTAATTCCCCAAAGTGACAAATtaatttattacaatatttataaataattaatcatcatcttcctcgcgttgtcccggcattttgccacggctcatgtgagcctggggtccgcttggcaactaatcccaagacttggcgtaggcactagtttttacgaaagcgactgccatctgaccttccaacccagagggtaaactaggccttattgagatcagtccggtttcctcacgatgttttccttcaccgaaaagcgactggtaaatatcaaatgatatttcgtatattagttccgaaaaactcattggtactagCCGGGGTTTaaacctgcgacctccggattgaaagttgcatgctcttaccgctaggccaccagcgctttataAATACCTAGTTAAAATGTACTTACGTAATAATATGATACTGCCACGGAACGCCACATCACAAATTATGCTAGTCACACCTTTCACTTTGACGAGTTAAATAATACccaataaatcaaataaaatgtacctatagaATAAAATGCACATGCATTAGGAAATGTAGTTTTTAGTTACGGTATATTTGTTATCTAGACTCGAGTCACGCGAcggttaaaatattaaattacaattttgATTCTTCATCATCATAAGTCTCTGTGAAATTTAAAGCACTAGACTTCCCAGTGTATTCAATGTCCGCGAAAGTGAAGGCGGGGATGCCAGCACTGTCAGTCGGTGAATCCTGATTGATAATGTGCTCGAACCGATGGCGTGGTTTGCGAATAGGATGGACGTAAGAGTTAGCTTTGCGGTTCACTTGCTTTTCACTTCTCGGTGTCAATCTGTAACCGACTTCATTGACCAACTTTCTCTGGCAATCCGTCAGTTTGTCGCGAATAACATCTAGGTAACCATTTGCGGTAATCTCACCAGCGGGTTCTTCCATCAGAAGCATGCAAAGCCTTTGTGCTTGCTCCAAGTAGATTAATGCTTGACGAATATCGCCGAATGTTTCGCTGGAGCGAGCCATTGCAATGAAGTGAGGAATGAAAAACTCGAACACCAGACGTCTTCGCTCTGACTCCATTTTCTTGGGCAATATTCTCTGCAAAGgaaatacacaaaatttatgtaagtatgtaaagaTATGAGATTACAAGACAAGATACCTACTACCGACTTAGCAGAGAGTTAAGTCCTTGAGATGTTAAAGAGTACTTTGGGAAAGAAATTctacaatttttaatttttatcatcCACAGTAAACGCGAAACCTAAATAACGAGTGTTTTTACAGCTCATGTACCATAATTAAGGCCTGCGTTGAAAGACGGCACTCCTTTTACtatgcacacgcagccggtgcgCTCTGGCCTTTAGCGTCAATCAACATCAGGTACTACACCTATAAATActgatataggtacttacatttttaTCAATTTCAATTTCGTGCTTTTCACTTTTACCGTCCGTCTTATGTTTCTTGCTGTACAGTTGGCCCTTACGTTTTGTCTCTTGTATTTGTCGATGCCGTTCTTTATTCCACAGATAGTttttgtcatacatttttcccATGCCCCTATTGTCCCATTCGTCTTCAGTATCCGTACTGGTACTACGATTTGAAACAGGCATATTGAGGTTTGGATTCAGTATTCGCAAAGGATTCCGGCATGTCAAGATTTCATAGAGTTTAAGGCAGTTGAATTTTGGGTAAAACTCTTTTTTAGTATATTTGACCTTTTCTAGAGCGTAAAGCATGTGCATAACAGGAGACtctttaatatcaaataattGTCGTTGTACTTCACGTAATAGAGGATTAGGTATACTTTTAAAGTCGTTGCAATGATCAATAAAGTAATTTGGGAATCTTCCTTGCGTGAAATTGCTGTAAAAAGTTtctataaacaatttaaaagttTCACCTAGGCGGTCTTCTGGCCACCTTGCATAATTGTCTTCGCACTGCCAGAATAAGTGATTTTTCAAATGATTTGCGTCTATGCCAATTTTTGAGGTTTGGTTTTCCATAAAAGTCTTATGCAACACCAGTGCAAACAAATAACATCTTAGGTGGGCATGCGCTAAACAGCTCTCTAGATAACGTTCGGCGGCAGGAAATGTAACTCGCCACTGCAACTTCTGATCAGGGTTCAATCCTCGTTTGGGCCTGAATCCAATAGGTACAAGTAAACATCCAAAATTGATAGCTTTATTGACAACATTTTTGGACGGCCATTGATATGCAAAATTGGTTCGAGGATTTGTGACTCTTCTCCTTTCACGTATAATCCATCTATTAGCTGCATTCGGCCACGAAGTAAAAAGAGCGGGAAATACTTCATAACTCATTTTAACGCCATTTTTTATCATGTCACAGTATATACTAGCTCCTTGCGTCATAGCATTGTTCACAGAGTCGGGAGTGAGTCCTAGGCTTGATCCCAATTTTATCATAAAATTGTCAACAAAGTTCGCCATAAAGTTTGTAGATTTTAAGTAATGATGGGTTTCAAATAGATTTCTACAAGGCGACAATTTTGAATCTGCATCATCTATTTCTTCATCCTCGTCTTCACTCCAGTTTTCAAAGGAGCGGATTTGAACGGATGTCCAGCATTCATCTGGTACCACTCCTGAGCTAAGTGCGTAGTTAGATTGACTGGTTATCTCTACTTTTTTCGGTGTTGTAGATTCTTTGATCGTAGCATATCCATAGTCAGAATCATTTTCATATTCTTGTCTAGATGTGGATCGGTAACCCGACGTCTCTGTGTCTTCAGCAATTGTATTATCAAGACGTATCTGATTGCCCATGACTTTAATATCCTTGACAGGTCCGCTCAGCCGTCGAGACGtctttaaaattgatttccTACCTTTAATTTCGTTATTCTCCTTCTCTTTATTCTCTGCCTTAAAAGTATTTTCTGTTTCAACCTCTTCAAGCAGTGACTGAGTTGTTAGTTTTATAGCTTTCATATTTGAAATATTTCCAGGGGAAGTTATCGGTTTTATCGGTCCACTGCGTCTCCTTCCTGTATCATTTGCTATATGTTGATTTATTTTAGCGTTGGGTATGATAAAAGTACTTGCATTCTTGGAGTCAATCTTGTTTTTAAGCTTTTGGAGTAACTCTTCTCCTTTACCTACTGACGGAGCATCATCTGATCCATTTGACTCTTTTTCTGAATCAGTGTATAGACTATCATCTGAATTCATAAACGAGTCTCTGTGTTCTGCTTCTTGTGCTTCTTTTGATAGACAGCTTTCTAATACTTCAAGCTTCTTCAACTTAACATACCCTGTGGAAAAAAATGGCTTTAGTTTTTTATGAGATATTCAAAAGTGTGTCCAGGTTATATTTCAGAACATATATTTAGCTGACCTACCTGGTTCTCTACAATCCTCTACGCGTAGTTTATAGAAAGGTGCATCAAGAACCGCACTGTAGTCAGACGTGTCACCAGGCTCCCTAGCCTCGATATTATCGTATATGACGTATAGTCTGGGAGCCAGCAGCGGCTCGCGGTGTCCGCGTTGCTTGCGGTAATATACATGTTCTTGAACGCACTCCTGCAGTCTGTCCGCGAAGAATACGTGCTTGTGGTGCCGAACCATCGCCTCGTCGATGCCGTGCTCGCGTTCGTTCATTGGATTGTTCTTGATTTGATACATCTCTCTGAAACCAATGACATCACAAACATTCCTAACATGATAATTTGAAAATATTCTACGAAAAAAGCATATGGAAATCAGTGATAAGTAGCGTAAAGTTAACGATTTACTCCTATCTAATGAAATCACGGCTAATGACATCGGCGATAAGCTAATAAACAAGTTCTCGGTCGTTATCAATGTGATTTGTCCCTTTATTTCTTTTATCACTTCCGTCCATTGACAATATCAGTCGGTATGATCTTTTAAATCTTCAGATCAAAATATGTCCATTATAAAAGCAGCAGATTATCAAGCATTATAGCCATACTTAGCTGTATTGAAATTTCAATTGCACAATTTAATACATTATCTTATCTTGTTAGTCATGCATTTTAACTCTACTAAGAATACCTATTTGTAGAGCACGAAGATAGatatctttttattttatataaatagtaATTACGTATTTACCGAATGGTTGAAGTCTATCTACTCGTATATAGGTGGCTAATACGTTTTTGGCTTGACTACGTCTTGCTCAGCCTGTATACAATGTACCTCCTATAATGGTTCCGGCAGTGTGTCAGATACTTTAAGACTTAtgtttttctgaaaaataattctaAGTCTGCATAAAACTAAGCCAAACTTTGAGTAAAGACTACTTGCCAACAAACGTATGAGACATTGGaaaacaagtaggtataaaCCTGTACTTTATTGACGGAGAATACGGTAAACAACTAGGAACATTGCATGCTGGAAATGCTGGAATAGATACATTACGATAATACAAGTGCTAAACGTAGGAAATTtgtagcaataaaaaaaaattaaat
The Cydia splendana chromosome 8, ilCydSple1.2, whole genome shotgun sequence genome window above contains:
- the LOC134792843 gene encoding uncharacterized protein LOC134792843, producing MGNSKSIKKSQKEPDKFFEREKWREQKREERRKKNANPGNRRFATKEGPVPTTMQLANAPRASTGHAPGLAPAHVRSYDDEALDHMRYQLQNDSEAFLLNNILLSVQFFENFEREMYQIKNNPMNEREHGIDEAMVRHHKHVFFADRLQECVQEHVYYRKQRGHREPLLAPRLYVIYDNIEAREPGDTSDYSAVLDAPFYKLRVEDCREPGYVKLKKLEVLESCLSKEAQEAEHRDSFMNSDDSLYTDSEKESNGSDDAPSVGKGEELLQKLKNKIDSKNASTFIIPNAKINQHIANDTGRRRSGPIKPITSPGNISNMKAIKLTTQSLLEEVETENTFKAENKEKENNEIKGRKSILKTSRRLSGPVKDIKVMGNQIRLDNTIAEDTETSGYRSTSRQEYENDSDYGYATIKESTTPKKVEITSQSNYALSSGVVPDECWTSVQIRSFENWSEDEDEEIDDADSKLSPCRNLFETHHYLKSTNFMANFVDNFMIKLGSSLGLTPDSVNNAMTQGASIYCDMIKNGVKMSYEVFPALFTSWPNAANRWIIRERRRVTNPRTNFAYQWPSKNVVNKAINFGCLLVPIGFRPKRGLNPDQKLQWRVTFPAAERYLESCLAHAHLRCYLFALVLHKTFMENQTSKIGIDANHLKNHLFWQCEDNYARWPEDRLGETFKLFIETFYSNFTQGRFPNYFIDHCNDFKSIPNPLLREVQRQLFDIKESPVMHMLYALEKVKYTKKEFYPKFNCLKLYEILTCRNPLRILNPNLNMPVSNRSTSTDTEDEWDNRGMGKMYDKNYLWNKERHRQIQETKRKGQLYSKKHKTDGKSEKHEIEIDKNRILPKKMESERRRLVFEFFIPHFIAMARSSETFGDIRQALIYLEQAQRLCMLLMEEPAGEITANGYLDVIRDKLTDCQRKLVNEVGYRLTPRSEKQVNRKANSYVHPIRKPRHRFEHIINQDSPTDSAGIPAFTFADIEYTGKSSALNFTETYDDEESKL